A single window of Streptomyces xanthii DNA harbors:
- a CDS encoding relaxase/mobilization nuclease domain-containing protein: protein MIAKISGGKSTAGLIRYLYDTKKAKDHTDPHLVASWDGFAPDPGRADDFDTARKELVADLDLHVKQAKRLGRTPEQHVWHCSIRAADTDRHLSDDDWADIARRVVAATGIAPKDDPDACRWVAVRHAPDHIHIAATKVRADLRTARHWNDYLTADRELAAVEKEYGLQQVVRGDRTAAKRPTRAEQEKAKRTGQAHSARERLRTTVRTAVAAATSTEEFVRLLEAMDGVRVEIKHFPSGDVRGYTVALAGDINQAGEPVWYSGSTLAPDLSLPKIRRRLDATDYQQLQGSRETNPWHRATASTERIPHHLERHDDAAAQAHLAAFGEALDALPLVAPKGARSHLQQAAAQFERATRSRTQPDHQHARALRGAVRAILREPAPRDGALLAMFLDAAILVVVAAARWHELRHHGQQAAAARQTLSHLESAYDQAAALPLAALTQRRPPQHVADQHIRHLHRAVPEHAGEIIEDPGFGALSTVLADAEAAGHDPQRLLQQAAHQRALDDAASPARVLTWRIQRLAARPAPSARARAAQARSGHANRPHHGPFFGAQGTPMGTPTVPRSGRSR from the coding sequence ATGATCGCCAAGATCAGCGGCGGCAAGAGCACCGCCGGCCTCATCCGCTACCTGTACGACACCAAGAAGGCCAAGGACCACACCGACCCTCACCTGGTCGCCTCCTGGGACGGCTTCGCCCCCGACCCTGGTCGCGCCGACGACTTCGACACCGCCAGGAAGGAACTCGTCGCCGACCTCGACCTGCACGTCAAACAGGCGAAGCGACTGGGCCGCACCCCCGAACAACACGTGTGGCACTGCTCGATCCGCGCCGCCGACACCGACCGCCACCTCAGCGACGACGACTGGGCCGACATCGCCCGCCGCGTTGTCGCCGCCACAGGCATCGCGCCCAAGGACGACCCTGACGCCTGCCGCTGGGTCGCCGTCCGCCACGCCCCGGATCACATCCACATCGCCGCCACCAAGGTCCGCGCCGACCTGCGCACCGCCCGCCACTGGAACGACTACCTCACCGCCGACCGCGAACTCGCAGCCGTCGAGAAGGAGTACGGGCTCCAGCAAGTGGTCCGCGGCGACCGCACGGCCGCCAAGCGACCCACCCGCGCCGAACAGGAGAAGGCCAAGCGCACGGGTCAGGCGCACAGTGCCCGCGAACGTTTGCGGACCACCGTGCGCACGGCCGTAGCCGCGGCAACGAGCACCGAAGAGTTCGTCCGCCTGTTGGAAGCCATGGACGGGGTCCGCGTAGAGATCAAGCACTTCCCCTCAGGAGACGTGCGCGGCTACACCGTCGCCCTCGCCGGTGACATCAACCAGGCCGGCGAGCCCGTCTGGTACTCCGGATCCACCCTCGCTCCTGACCTGTCACTGCCCAAGATCCGTCGGCGCCTCGACGCCACCGACTATCAGCAGCTACAGGGGTCGCGCGAGACCAATCCCTGGCACCGGGCCACCGCGTCCACGGAGCGCATCCCGCACCACTTGGAACGCCATGACGACGCAGCCGCGCAAGCGCACTTGGCCGCGTTCGGCGAGGCCCTCGACGCACTACCTCTTGTCGCGCCCAAGGGCGCACGCTCCCATCTACAGCAGGCCGCCGCGCAGTTCGAGCGAGCCACTCGCTCCCGAACCCAGCCCGACCACCAGCACGCCCGTGCCCTACGCGGCGCCGTGCGTGCCATCCTTCGCGAGCCTGCGCCCCGGGACGGTGCCCTGCTCGCGATGTTCCTCGACGCCGCGATCCTCGTGGTCGTCGCTGCCGCCCGCTGGCACGAGCTCCGCCATCACGGTCAGCAGGCAGCCGCCGCCCGCCAGACCCTGAGCCACCTGGAGAGCGCCTACGACCAGGCCGCAGCCCTACCGCTGGCCGCCCTCACTCAGCGTCGGCCACCCCAGCATGTCGCCGACCAGCACATCCGCCATCTTCACCGGGCCGTTCCGGAGCACGCTGGGGAGATCATCGAGGACCCTGGCTTCGGTGCCCTGTCCACTGTTCTGGCCGACGCCGAAGCGGCAGGACATGATCCCCAACGGCTTCTCCAGCAAGCGGCCCATCAGCGGGCCCTGGACGACGCAGCCTCGCCGGCCCGTGTCCTGACCTGGCGTATCCAGCGACTTGCGGCCCGTCCCGCCCCCAGCGCACGGGCCCGCGCGGCGCAGGCACGCAGCGGCCATGCCAACCGGCCACATCATGGGCCGTTCTTCGGCGCCCAGGGAACACCGATGGGTACGCCGACGGTGCCCCGGTCGGGCCGTTCCCGCTGA
- a CDS encoding toll/interleukin-1 receptor domain-containing protein translates to MWDVFLSYSRRDADLVRPLYRALSEAGLKVFTDESAVAGFAGISETIRRALAESRVLLAYYSTGYPERPACQWELTAAFLAGLSEGDPRRRVLVVNPEPFTDHIHPVELRDTRHGRAEELASDIVRHLRQVPGPMPLEIKPPQIHGVLPAVVGEFTGRLPELWWLHSALHAQEAPLVTGRTVARPVQLRGMPGIGKTRLAREYAMRFGAAFPGGVHWARADAPCPPAGDLLGNGPCLYIVDDVPCGLPPRAAAELAAPHPAVRTLLLTRSRAYGGLGEHLDLEPLPQEAAAVLGGGSDVVYAVGGHAGALALLGRAVHAGQDATSLVAGLYEPGRSLLDLLAGEEITADYVRDALTSPGEARDVLRCAGARFPLPVTEADAAAAFAADGLRPAVARRRAAAGLAELTARGLLEPSPGGHRLHPVIDHAWRHHEPEPARAEVLRRTVLSLLGAATTLGGVPVPGGRRETAPMAMSEAERMAAFDLQVELVSRIGVQPLPADGGSLREALTSLNSLFSFTRDTLHRYSVGLQAPALAPDSVQELADRLLNVVLRPFTTEWHPRLLDWEARRAPDTGPLDHERAWEQAPAMRAALVGLQAPLQEVTAALATISGADFGLSATG, encoded by the coding sequence GTGTGGGACGTCTTCCTCAGTTACAGCCGCAGAGACGCCGACCTGGTCCGGCCGCTGTACCGAGCGCTCTCCGAGGCGGGACTGAAGGTGTTCACCGACGAGTCCGCTGTCGCGGGCTTCGCCGGCATCAGTGAAACCATCCGCCGGGCTCTCGCGGAGTCCCGTGTACTCCTCGCGTACTACTCCACCGGCTATCCGGAGCGCCCTGCCTGCCAATGGGAGCTGACCGCCGCGTTTCTCGCCGGGCTGAGCGAGGGCGATCCGCGGCGCAGGGTCCTGGTCGTGAACCCTGAGCCCTTCACCGACCACATCCACCCGGTGGAGCTCCGCGACACCCGGCACGGCCGGGCTGAAGAGCTCGCATCGGACATCGTCCGGCATCTGCGCCAGGTGCCGGGACCCATGCCCCTGGAGATCAAGCCACCGCAGATACACGGCGTGCTGCCGGCGGTCGTGGGTGAGTTCACCGGTCGACTTCCCGAACTGTGGTGGCTGCACAGTGCGTTGCATGCGCAGGAAGCTCCCCTGGTCACCGGCCGCACCGTGGCCAGGCCCGTGCAACTGCGCGGGATGCCCGGGATCGGCAAGACCCGGCTCGCCCGGGAGTACGCGATGCGCTTCGGAGCGGCTTTCCCTGGCGGTGTGCACTGGGCGCGGGCCGACGCGCCATGCCCGCCGGCCGGCGACCTCCTCGGCAACGGCCCCTGCCTGTACATCGTCGACGACGTGCCGTGCGGACTGCCGCCCCGCGCCGCCGCGGAGCTGGCCGCTCCGCACCCTGCCGTGCGTACCCTGCTGCTCACCCGGAGCCGGGCCTACGGAGGGCTCGGCGAGCACCTCGACCTGGAGCCGCTGCCGCAGGAGGCCGCTGCTGTGCTCGGCGGCGGATCCGACGTGGTGTACGCGGTCGGAGGGCACGCTGGGGCTCTCGCACTGCTGGGACGAGCCGTGCACGCGGGGCAGGACGCCACCAGCCTTGTGGCCGGGCTGTACGAACCGGGCCGGTCGCTGCTCGATCTCCTCGCCGGCGAGGAGATCACCGCGGACTACGTACGCGATGCGCTGACCTCTCCGGGCGAGGCCAGGGACGTGCTGCGTTGCGCGGGCGCGCGTTTCCCGCTGCCGGTGACCGAAGCAGACGCCGCGGCGGCGTTCGCCGCCGACGGACTGCGGCCGGCGGTCGCGCGCCGTCGTGCGGCGGCGGGGCTGGCCGAACTGACCGCGCGCGGCCTGCTGGAGCCCAGCCCCGGTGGCCACCGCCTGCACCCGGTGATCGACCACGCCTGGCGGCACCACGAGCCGGAACCGGCCCGGGCAGAGGTATTGCGTCGGACGGTGCTCTCCCTCCTCGGTGCCGCCACTACGCTGGGCGGGGTACCAGTCCCCGGAGGGCGGAGGGAGACCGCGCCGATGGCTATGAGTGAGGCTGAGCGGATGGCCGCCTTCGACCTTCAGGTCGAACTGGTCAGCCGGATCGGTGTGCAGCCGCTGCCCGCGGACGGCGGCAGCCTGCGCGAGGCGCTGACGTCCCTGAACAGCCTCTTCTCCTTCACCCGCGACACGCTCCACCGCTACAGCGTGGGCCTCCAGGCACCTGCCCTTGCCCCCGATTCGGTGCAGGAACTGGCGGATCGCCTGCTCAATGTCGTGCTGCGGCCCTTCACCACCGAATGGCATCCCCGACTCCTCGACTGGGAAGCCAGGCGCGCCCCGGACACTGGTCCGCTCGATCACGAACGGGCCTGGGAACAGGCGCCGGCCATGCGCGCAGCTTTGGTCGGGCTGCAGGCGCCTCTCCAAGAAGTCACTGCCGCTCTCGCTACCATCTCCGGAGCGGATTTCGGTCTCTCGGCGACGGGATGA
- a CDS encoding GNAT family N-acetyltransferase, whose product MTLDVTLEHAHDIDTVWETLIDLYAQVRADQLHLPHYSVERYAERLARHGKEPGWETVIARIDGTPVGYGYCNTLTPVTDRWWQRTAPEPAPEIASRTTVAIKEMMVLDTHRRRGVARAFHDSLLAGREEEQASLMVSPANQDGRVQALYEKWGYESIGRSQSAPDAPALTVMIRPVRLPTS is encoded by the coding sequence ATGACCCTCGACGTCACCCTGGAACACGCCCACGACATCGACACCGTGTGGGAGACCCTCATCGACCTCTACGCCCAGGTCCGCGCCGACCAGCTCCACCTCCCGCACTACTCGGTGGAGCGCTACGCCGAACGCCTCGCCCGACACGGCAAGGAACCGGGCTGGGAGACCGTCATCGCCCGCATCGACGGCACCCCCGTCGGCTACGGCTACTGCAACACCCTCACCCCGGTCACCGACCGCTGGTGGCAGCGAACCGCTCCCGAACCCGCCCCCGAGATCGCGTCCCGCACCACGGTCGCGATCAAGGAAATGATGGTCCTGGACACCCACCGTCGTCGCGGTGTCGCCCGCGCCTTCCACGACTCCCTCCTCGCCGGCCGTGAGGAGGAGCAGGCTTCCCTGATGGTGTCCCCGGCCAACCAGGACGGCCGTGTCCAGGCCCTCTACGAGAAGTGGGGCTACGAGTCGATCGGGCGCTCGCAGTCGGCACCGGACGCGCCTGCGCTGACGGTCATGATCCGGCCCGTCCGACTGCCGACCTCCTGA
- a CDS encoding DUF2637 domain-containing protein has product MHSPAPISPTALRGGGTVRTGVVLLAVVGFTLSYDALRQMAVAAHIRGVLTYLFPLVIDGFIALGVIALIVLRTAPLRSRLYVWTLVGLATITSIWANALHAVRLNERTRLHLDNATVGALSAIAPLALAGAVHLHLVINRHLSAERTDEETRPVDVAAAPWNVANVAPEIADEPTPVSENPPTAGEESTPVDHELLALARTAPRGRGGKASRRHIEETVRGTGRSISKDDAERVKDALQAELDGATVQEQSAQDPVLVT; this is encoded by the coding sequence TTGCACTCTCCTGCACCGATATCCCCGACCGCGCTACGCGGTGGCGGCACCGTCCGCACCGGCGTCGTCCTCCTCGCCGTCGTGGGGTTCACGCTGTCCTACGACGCCCTGCGCCAGATGGCCGTCGCCGCCCACATCCGGGGAGTCCTCACCTACCTCTTCCCGCTCGTGATCGACGGCTTCATCGCCCTCGGCGTCATCGCCCTCATCGTGCTGCGCACCGCCCCACTGCGCTCCCGCCTCTACGTCTGGACGCTCGTCGGCCTCGCGACGATCACCAGCATCTGGGCCAACGCCCTGCACGCCGTCCGCCTCAACGAACGCACCCGACTCCACCTCGACAACGCCACCGTCGGGGCCCTCTCCGCCATCGCCCCGCTCGCCCTCGCCGGCGCCGTGCACCTCCATCTCGTCATCAACCGCCATCTCTCCGCCGAGCGCACTGACGAGGAGACGCGGCCGGTCGATGTGGCGGCCGCACCGTGGAACGTGGCAAACGTGGCACCGGAGATCGCTGACGAGCCCACGCCCGTCAGCGAGAACCCTCCGACCGCGGGCGAGGAATCAACGCCCGTCGACCACGAGCTGCTCGCCCTCGCCCGCACGGCGCCACGAGGACGCGGCGGCAAAGCCTCTCGCCGCCACATCGAGGAAACGGTCCGCGGCACCGGGCGTTCGATCAGCAAGGACGACGCGGAACGCGTGAAGGACGCGCTCCAGGCCGAACTCGACGGGGCCACCGTCCAGGAACAGAGCGCCCAAGACCCTGTGCTCGTCACCTAG
- a CDS encoding PRC-barrel domain-containing protein, with product MIQMADIREWRTHDVVDARGHRIGELESVYVDTSTDEPAMATVRIGLPTRHRLVFVPLDGATAGPGYVKVAHDKALVKQCPSIGSDDVLPAEAEEAVFRHYDLPYKPGANGERQLARR from the coding sequence ATGATCCAGATGGCAGACATCCGTGAGTGGAGAACCCACGACGTGGTGGACGCGCGGGGCCACAGGATCGGTGAGCTGGAATCGGTCTACGTCGACACCAGCACCGACGAGCCGGCCATGGCCACGGTCCGCATCGGTCTGCCCACCCGGCACCGTCTGGTGTTCGTCCCCCTGGACGGCGCGACGGCCGGGCCGGGCTATGTGAAGGTCGCCCACGACAAGGCGCTGGTGAAGCAGTGCCCTTCGATCGGCAGCGACGACGTGCTTCCCGCCGAGGCCGAGGAGGCGGTCTTCCGCCACTACGACCTCCCCTACAAGCCCGGGGCGAACGGCGAACGCCAGCTGGCCCGCCGCTGA
- a CDS encoding cysteine--tRNA ligase, with product MLRIVDTRTGHLVEIPPVRRHLLSICVHLPADEAGTGTTDLRTLLVGDVLARTAELHGLQTRTFLTAPDLPGEQARALDRAMSDLGIHPPAAGAHPPAAAPGAAADVHVHAYGTPPADMAGGVLVEVGRGSADAVVPEGTDPLAVRLLMLRHAYRAPVEVTGAELEEARRMLEHWRQSVADWAQEPSRPVPAEVLRDARAALADDLGVPAVLDALATMATREDVPAGAKFETFALLDRVLGLDLAREVGHQHRAAT from the coding sequence ATGCTGCGTATCGTGGACACCCGTACCGGCCACCTCGTGGAGATTCCCCCCGTACGCCGCCATCTGCTGAGCATCTGCGTCCACCTGCCGGCCGACGAGGCCGGGACCGGCACGACGGACCTGCGGACGCTCCTCGTCGGTGACGTACTGGCCCGCACGGCGGAGCTGCACGGTCTGCAGACCCGCACGTTCCTCACCGCACCGGACCTGCCGGGGGAGCAGGCCCGGGCGCTCGACCGCGCCATGTCCGACCTCGGCATCCACCCGCCCGCCGCCGGCGCCCATCCTCCGGCCGCGGCGCCCGGCGCCGCTGCCGACGTACACGTCCACGCGTACGGGACCCCGCCGGCGGACATGGCCGGCGGGGTCCTCGTCGAGGTGGGCCGCGGCTCCGCGGACGCCGTCGTGCCGGAGGGGACCGATCCGCTGGCGGTGCGGCTGCTGATGCTCCGCCACGCCTACCGCGCGCCGGTCGAGGTCACCGGCGCGGAGCTCGAAGAGGCGCGGCGGATGCTGGAGCACTGGCGGCAGTCGGTGGCCGACTGGGCGCAGGAGCCGTCCAGGCCGGTCCCCGCCGAGGTGCTGCGGGACGCCCGTGCGGCGTTGGCCGATGATCTCGGCGTCCCCGCCGTCCTGGACGCTCTGGCCACCATGGCGACGCGCGAGGACGTACCGGCCGGCGCCAAGTTCGAGACGTTCGCCCTTCTCGACCGCGTCCTCGGACTGGACCTCGCACGCGAGGTGGGCCACCAGCACCGGGCGGCGACCTGA
- a CDS encoding protein kinase family protein: protein MPPSIPDHLMIGLSIASCDLVLDRRGSTVWNIVTGSGRYALKLGYPIEATDQWPGQPWTARAPGREAAVLAHLATEHVASGDWERGTWNIQPWHEGPDLQHLWTRTRADGAVPDIQTAFECAGALAELHEAGWAHGDIQPAHFLIGPDRTHLIDLALAHGKPVPDTVDFPFRGCLVHYEAPEISAAVLDEDQAIPTQAADIYGLGATLLMAATGKRAVIYPDNAPRPAQRAAIVAGNRRAVTMPGPMGPLVLEMLRHAPGDRPTAAQALRALAQLT from the coding sequence GTGCCGCCGTCCATCCCCGACCACCTGATGATCGGCCTGTCCATCGCATCGTGCGATCTCGTGCTCGACCGCCGGGGCTCGACGGTGTGGAACATCGTCACCGGCTCAGGCCGCTACGCCCTCAAACTCGGCTACCCCATCGAGGCAACCGACCAGTGGCCGGGCCAGCCATGGACCGCCCGCGCACCGGGCCGGGAAGCAGCCGTCCTCGCCCACCTCGCCACCGAGCACGTAGCTTCCGGCGACTGGGAACGGGGCACCTGGAACATCCAGCCCTGGCACGAAGGCCCCGACCTCCAACACCTGTGGACCCGCACCCGTGCAGACGGCGCAGTCCCCGACATCCAGACCGCCTTCGAATGCGCCGGCGCCCTGGCCGAACTGCACGAGGCGGGCTGGGCCCACGGCGACATCCAGCCCGCCCACTTCCTCATCGGTCCCGACCGCACCCACCTCATCGACCTGGCACTCGCCCACGGCAAGCCAGTCCCCGACACCGTCGACTTCCCCTTCCGCGGCTGCCTCGTCCACTACGAAGCACCGGAGATCTCGGCCGCTGTCCTCGACGAAGACCAGGCCATCCCGACACAGGCAGCCGACATCTATGGACTCGGCGCCACCCTCCTCATGGCGGCCACCGGCAAGCGAGCGGTCATCTACCCCGACAACGCACCCAGGCCGGCACAACGGGCAGCAATCGTCGCCGGCAACCGCCGAGCTGTGACGATGCCTGGGCCGATGGGCCCACTCGTCCTCGAGATGCTTCGACATGCACCAGGAGACAGGCCGACCGCCGCTCAAGCGCTACGTGCGCTGGCTCAGCTCACTTGA
- a CDS encoding XRE family transcriptional regulator, whose product MEANGVLLDRMRELDLTQDELAEACNDAIESLTGARGAMSARTVYNLIYRTRWPRTKQRMALEIVLGRPAVELGFIPRTSPPVESEDPDVHRRAFGTLTASLALGAALPATAAASQHRVGASDVGRLHSKFAEIIAKDHRQGGRASIEHQALALAGEALGLVQSGSCSQRVKGMLFATAASFTSSAMWAAIDGRRFDAAQRHFDRATALAGMSGDQAIQFRIWSHAGSMYRHLGRPVDALAANDAARRLRITRTDPMFAALGHARHAAIHGVCRDPRAIERCMDLALDAYDRAEADAPRPLWLIAFFDRAEIHSLATAAHLAAHDYEAAEGHAHKSLALLRAPLTRSRAITTTRLARAQLGQGDIGPAVRTAMSMPDPQAAHPRVHGMLTTFGYTLERLAPGSSHARLWAGYAHDHHLEGPTR is encoded by the coding sequence ATGGAGGCCAACGGGGTACTTCTGGATCGGATGCGAGAACTCGATCTGACTCAGGACGAGTTAGCCGAGGCGTGCAACGACGCGATCGAATCCCTCACCGGTGCGCGTGGGGCGATGTCGGCGCGCACCGTCTACAACCTGATCTACAGGACCCGTTGGCCACGCACCAAGCAGCGCATGGCGTTGGAGATCGTGCTCGGGAGGCCCGCTGTCGAGCTGGGCTTCATCCCGCGGACGAGTCCGCCCGTGGAGAGCGAGGATCCTGACGTGCACCGCCGAGCCTTCGGCACCTTGACTGCCTCACTGGCACTAGGCGCAGCCCTCCCCGCGACAGCAGCCGCCTCCCAGCACCGGGTCGGGGCCAGTGATGTCGGCCGCCTGCACAGCAAGTTCGCGGAGATCATCGCCAAGGACCATCGCCAGGGTGGACGGGCCAGCATCGAGCACCAGGCGCTCGCCCTGGCCGGTGAGGCATTGGGCCTGGTGCAGAGCGGCTCCTGCTCGCAGCGCGTGAAAGGCATGCTGTTCGCCACCGCCGCCTCCTTCACCAGTTCGGCGATGTGGGCCGCGATCGACGGCCGGCGCTTCGATGCCGCGCAACGCCACTTCGACCGGGCCACCGCCCTGGCCGGCATGTCCGGCGACCAGGCCATCCAGTTCCGCATCTGGTCCCACGCCGGATCCATGTACCGTCACCTCGGCCGCCCCGTCGACGCCCTCGCCGCCAACGACGCCGCTCGTCGCCTGCGCATCACCCGCACCGACCCGATGTTCGCCGCCCTCGGCCATGCCCGACACGCCGCCATTCACGGCGTCTGCCGCGACCCGCGCGCCATCGAACGCTGCATGGACCTGGCCCTCGACGCCTACGACCGCGCCGAAGCCGACGCACCTCGTCCTCTCTGGCTCATCGCCTTCTTCGACCGGGCCGAGATCCACTCGCTGGCCACTGCCGCTCACCTCGCCGCCCACGACTACGAAGCGGCCGAGGGGCATGCCCACAAGAGCCTCGCCCTCCTGCGTGCCCCGCTGACCCGCTCCCGCGCCATCACCACCACCCGCCTCGCCCGCGCCCAGCTCGGCCAGGGCGACATCGGACCAGCCGTCCGCACCGCGATGTCCATGCCCGACCCTCAGGCCGCACACCCCCGCGTCCACGGCATGCTGACCACCTTCGGTTACACCCTCGAACGCCTCGCCCCCGGCTCCAGCCACGCTCGTCTCTGGGCCGGGTACGCCCACGACCACCACCTCGAAGGACCCACCCGATGA
- a CDS encoding aldo/keto reductase, with translation MQYVTLNNGVEMPLLGFGVYQIPAEDTERAVSEALAAGYRLLDTAAAYGNEEAVGRAIRSSGIPREDLFVTTKLWVQDAPAQDNARRAFETSLTKLGLDHLDLYLMHQPYGDVYGQWRAMEALNREGAAKAIGVANFYPDRLLDLIINNEITPQVNQIETHPFFQRADYQTLMREHGVQIQSWGGFAEGKNDLFTNPLLAGIGKEHGKSVAQVVLRWLTQRGVIAIPKSVRADRMAENIDVFDFQLTDQEMARIATLDTGSSLFFDHHDPEMVAWLAGRRLDS, from the coding sequence ATGCAGTACGTGACTCTGAACAACGGCGTCGAGATGCCGCTCCTCGGCTTCGGCGTCTACCAGATCCCCGCCGAGGACACGGAACGTGCCGTGTCCGAAGCCCTCGCGGCCGGGTACCGGCTCCTCGACACAGCTGCCGCGTACGGCAACGAGGAAGCTGTCGGCCGGGCCATCCGGTCCAGCGGCATCCCGCGCGAGGACCTGTTCGTCACCACCAAGTTGTGGGTCCAGGACGCCCCCGCGCAGGACAACGCCCGGCGCGCCTTCGAGACGTCCCTGACCAAGCTGGGCCTGGACCACCTCGATCTGTACCTGATGCACCAGCCCTACGGCGACGTCTACGGCCAGTGGCGCGCCATGGAAGCCCTCAACCGCGAAGGCGCGGCCAAGGCGATCGGCGTCGCCAACTTCTACCCCGACCGCCTGCTCGACCTGATCATCAACAACGAGATCACCCCGCAGGTCAACCAGATCGAGACCCACCCCTTCTTCCAGCGCGCCGACTACCAGACCCTCATGCGCGAGCACGGCGTGCAGATCCAGTCCTGGGGCGGCTTCGCCGAAGGCAAGAACGACCTGTTCACCAACCCGCTGCTCGCCGGGATCGGCAAGGAGCACGGCAAGTCGGTCGCCCAGGTCGTCCTGCGCTGGCTGACCCAGCGCGGTGTCATCGCCATCCCCAAGTCCGTGCGCGCCGACCGCATGGCCGAGAACATCGACGTCTTCGACTTCCAGCTCACCGACCAGGAGATGGCCCGGATCGCCACGCTCGACACCGGGAGCTCCCTCTTCTTCGACCACCACGACCCCGAGATGGTCGCCTGGCTCGCGGGGCGCCGGCTCGACAGTTGA
- a CDS encoding DUF5994 family protein: MTTIVAPPRPTRLSLTPKTTLAGLLDGAWWPRSRDLTAELPPLADALEGQFGRITRVMVNPSHWPVIPHKVPATGHLVHVGWFTELDPDKTILLSYTVGRCDLLVIPPETEPAAAARLMAAAALPGSILTAGALLSDEAATSRRMREARSGEEAWETDGGSDPPPQRHPVIGRRMIPLPGTPGR, translated from the coding sequence ATGACCACCATCGTCGCACCCCCGCGTCCGACACGTCTGTCGCTGACGCCCAAGACCACACTCGCCGGCCTCCTGGACGGCGCCTGGTGGCCCCGTTCGCGTGACCTCACCGCTGAACTCCCGCCGCTGGCCGACGCGTTGGAGGGGCAGTTCGGGCGCATCACCCGTGTCATGGTGAACCCCAGCCACTGGCCCGTCATCCCTCACAAGGTTCCCGCCACCGGTCACCTCGTGCACGTCGGCTGGTTCACCGAGCTGGATCCCGACAAGACGATCCTGCTCTCCTACACCGTCGGCCGCTGCGACCTGCTCGTGATCCCGCCCGAGACCGAACCCGCCGCGGCCGCCCGGCTCATGGCCGCCGCCGCCCTCCCCGGCAGCATCCTGACCGCCGGGGCCCTGCTGTCCGACGAGGCCGCGACCAGCCGTCGTATGCGGGAGGCCCGGAGCGGCGAGGAAGCCTGGGAGACCGACGGCGGCTCCGACCCGCCACCGCAGCGGCACCCGGTCATCGGCCGGCGGATGATCCCCCTGCCGGGGACCCCGGGGCGGTGA
- a CDS encoding plasmid mobilization protein gives MAEAIGHQGVPEEEQPVADVPVPLPRAADEAALRRVARRRKPNPEGRRKDRVDARYSAEEKAAIVSKARSLNISGAHYVALVALGHVHGDLAPAGQRTALDDYIDELNALRQQVARIGHNVNQIARKLNSGGHPHPGDSGLLAQTGLTLTAVGTAVRHIAQATNQTVANKAAG, from the coding sequence GTGGCGGAGGCAATCGGGCACCAGGGGGTGCCCGAGGAGGAACAGCCCGTCGCTGACGTGCCCGTCCCGCTGCCGCGTGCCGCCGACGAAGCCGCCCTGCGACGAGTCGCCCGCCGCCGCAAGCCCAACCCCGAGGGACGCCGCAAAGATCGCGTCGACGCCCGCTACAGCGCCGAGGAGAAGGCCGCCATCGTCAGCAAGGCCAGGTCGCTGAACATCAGCGGCGCCCACTACGTGGCCCTCGTCGCTCTGGGCCACGTCCACGGCGACCTCGCACCCGCCGGCCAACGCACGGCCCTCGACGACTACATCGACGAGCTGAACGCCCTGCGCCAGCAGGTCGCCAGGATCGGCCACAACGTCAACCAGATCGCCCGGAAACTCAACTCCGGCGGCCATCCACACCCTGGGGACAGCGGGCTGCTGGCCCAGACCGGCCTCACGCTCACCGCCGTTGGCACAGCCGTCCGCCACATTGCCCAGGCCACGAACCAGACCGTCGCCAACAAGGCGGCCGGATGA
- a CDS encoding glycine-rich domain-containing protein has translation MTITDSALKTGRDVAGDDLFESLAHFVVLHDHVERDVAEQIADQAVAFLVTAATATVPMVPSDEVDMGLHALILHTKEYAELCDRFAGRFLHHNPKPGGGARDPELVAASAHAMKATGFRVFDARWTVDGENLAQCDSDCGRPYGSAA, from the coding sequence ATGACCATCACCGACAGCGCACTGAAGACCGGCCGCGACGTGGCCGGCGACGACCTCTTCGAGAGCCTCGCCCACTTCGTCGTCCTCCACGACCACGTCGAACGGGACGTCGCCGAGCAGATCGCCGACCAGGCCGTCGCCTTCCTCGTGACCGCCGCGACGGCCACCGTGCCGATGGTCCCGTCCGACGAGGTCGACATGGGCCTGCACGCCCTCATCCTCCACACCAAGGAGTATGCCGAGCTCTGCGACCGGTTCGCCGGCCGCTTCCTGCACCACAACCCCAAGCCCGGAGGCGGCGCACGTGACCCCGAACTGGTCGCCGCCTCCGCCCACGCGATGAAGGCCACCGGATTCCGCGTGTTCGACGCGCGCTGGACGGTCGACGGCGAGAATCTCGCCCAGTGCGACTCGGACTGCGGCCGCCCCTACGGCAGTGCCGCCTGA